In Mastigocladopsis repens PCC 10914, a single window of DNA contains:
- a CDS encoding glycosyltransferase → MIASAVGGIPEQIRDGETGILVPAHDSQKLAEAITELYTNYHKSRRMGEQGHALLMQEFTMDIHVKNLHTIYEKTIYDFSKNKVNSTI, encoded by the coding sequence GTGATTGCTAGCGCTGTCGGCGGCATTCCAGAACAGATACGCGATGGGGAAACAGGTATTCTTGTGCCAGCCCATGATTCTCAAAAACTGGCTGAAGCTATTACTGAACTATATACAAATTATCATAAAAGCCGACGGATGGGAGAACAAGGTCATGCCTTGTTGATGCAAGAATTTACGATGGATATTCATGTAAAGAATCTGCATACAATTTATGAAAAAACAATATATGACTTTTCTAAAAATAAAGTTAATAGCACAATATAA
- a CDS encoding glycosyltransferase produces MFAGRIVPDKGLDWLLKSIVGTDPRIQLDIAGEGWDRPRLERLPNTLGLNNRITWQGWCDSNK; encoded by the coding sequence TTGTTTGCCGGACGGATTGTTCCTGATAAAGGCCTGGATTGGCTGCTTAAATCTATAGTAGGTACAGATCCGCGAATTCAACTTGATATTGCAGGTGAAGGATGGGATAGACCCCGCTTAGAAAGGTTACCCAACACCTTAGGGCTAAATAACCGTATCACTTGGCAAGGCTGGTGTGATAGCAACAAATGA
- a CDS encoding glycosyltransferase family 2 protein translates to MRVSACITTRNRTKNLDECLEALWNSNIKPHRVVVSDDSPTLEVQQQNSQIVEKYPGTTYIIGPRRGVCANRNNAVNAIPASETDFVAFIDDDICVKPDFIAGAVDRYTQMSPEQRNYTILSGVSQNPNGTYEMVSGKLSFRGYFCHSDAPESVAIHAALFPRSLFEQEQWDENIFFGYEDAELCLRALKRGCRIIHCPELRVIHAGGVAFKSTLHEPGIGCLTKYEISIEAARLYVGIKRYKNLYPNPVKLVAFLILYFVHMTAYLLKKGAIQAWPEIVRLSQIQRLWQPSVV, encoded by the coding sequence ATGCGAGTATCAGCTTGTATCACAACAAGAAATCGTACGAAAAATTTAGATGAATGCCTGGAAGCACTGTGGAATTCAAACATAAAACCCCACAGAGTCGTTGTTTCTGATGACTCACCTACTTTAGAAGTACAGCAGCAGAATTCTCAAATAGTTGAAAAATATCCAGGAACAACTTACATCATTGGTCCTCGTCGTGGGGTCTGCGCTAACCGTAATAATGCAGTAAATGCCATACCAGCATCTGAAACTGACTTTGTTGCTTTTATTGATGATGATATTTGTGTCAAGCCAGACTTTATTGCGGGCGCTGTAGACAGATATACTCAAATGTCTCCAGAGCAAAGGAATTACACCATCCTTTCAGGTGTCAGCCAAAATCCAAATGGCACATACGAGATGGTTTCAGGAAAACTTTCTTTTCGGGGATACTTCTGTCATTCTGATGCTCCCGAATCTGTAGCCATTCATGCTGCTTTGTTCCCCCGGTCATTATTTGAACAAGAACAGTGGGACGAAAATATCTTTTTTGGGTATGAAGATGCAGAACTTTGTCTACGAGCCTTGAAGCGCGGGTGTAGAATTATACACTGCCCAGAGTTGCGGGTTATTCACGCAGGAGGCGTTGCTTTTAAAAGCACTTTGCACGAGCCAGGTATCGGCTGCTTGACAAAGTATGAAATATCAATAGAAGCCGCTCGCCTCTATGTTGGTATCAAACGCTATAAAAATTTATATCCCAATCCGGTCAAACTAGTAGCGTTTCTTATTTTATACTTTGTTCATATGACAGCATATTTATTAAAGAAAGGAGCAATTCAAGCTTGGCCTGAAATTGTTCGTCTTTCCCAGATTCAACGGTTATGGCAGCCGTCTGTTGTTTAA
- a CDS encoding glycosyltransferase family 2 protein has protein sequence MNQSDTYRPTIPPVPEGVTRPLWSVMIPTYNCAGYLRETLASVLAQDPGSDVMQIAVVDNHSTEDNPAAVVEELGKGRVEFYQQPMNVGSLKNFQTCFELSRGHLIHLLHSDDCVREGFYQKMARPFREHPEIGAAFCRSIYINYRGDWKGLSSMELPESGILPSDWITRIAEVCCISVPTLAVVRREVYEKLGGWDSRCGLSGDWEMWVRIFANYPMWFETEPLAMWRSHTMSNNVVYAKSRKFIQENFNTIAMIFQSYIPNGMKSKSCKQAKQNCAFLALQSAESLFAKGDMFSASAQIQLALTCSSSFIVIRSAIRIFLWKGILSLLQKLGGDDKYQSKLSTAAGSAELYKT, from the coding sequence ATGAATCAATCAGATACCTATCGTCCTACCATTCCACCAGTTCCAGAGGGAGTAACACGTCCGCTGTGGTCTGTCATGATTCCAACCTACAATTGTGCCGGATATTTGCGTGAAACACTCGCTAGCGTGCTAGCACAAGATCCAGGATCTGATGTGATGCAGATTGCGGTTGTCGATAATCACTCGACTGAAGACAATCCAGCAGCAGTTGTCGAAGAACTGGGAAAGGGGCGTGTAGAGTTTTATCAGCAGCCAATGAATGTAGGTAGTTTAAAAAACTTCCAAACCTGTTTTGAATTATCTCGGGGGCATTTGATTCATCTGCTACATAGCGACGACTGCGTGCGCGAGGGCTTTTATCAAAAAATGGCACGACCCTTCAGGGAACATCCAGAAATCGGTGCTGCCTTCTGTCGCAGCATCTACATTAATTATCGCGGCGATTGGAAAGGTTTGTCCTCAATGGAACTGCCTGAAAGCGGTATTTTACCAAGTGATTGGATAACGCGAATTGCTGAGGTTTGTTGTATCTCAGTACCGACACTTGCTGTGGTGCGCCGTGAGGTATATGAAAAACTGGGAGGGTGGGACAGTCGCTGCGGTTTAAGTGGAGATTGGGAGATGTGGGTAAGAATTTTTGCTAACTACCCGATGTGGTTCGAGACTGAGCCTTTAGCTATGTGGCGCAGTCACACAATGTCTAACAATGTAGTTTACGCCAAGAGTCGTAAATTCATCCAAGAAAACTTTAATACTATAGCAATGATTTTTCAATCGTACATACCCAACGGTATGAAGAGTAAAAGTTGTAAGCAAGCTAAGCAGAATTGTGCTTTCTTAGCCCTTCAATCTGCCGAGTCATTGTTTGCCAAGGGTGATATGTTTAGTGCGAGCGCTCAAATTCAATTAGCGCTCACATGTAGTAGTTCTTTTATAGTTATTAGGTCTGCAATTAGGATATTTTTATGGAAAGGGATACTATCGTTGTTGCAAAAATTAGGAGGTGATGACAAATATCAAAGTAAATTAAGTACTGCCGCAGGCTCCGCCGAACTCTATAAAACATAA
- a CDS encoding glycosyltransferase family 2 protein, with protein MKVSVIISNYNYARYLPAAIDSVIAQTYENTEIIVVDDGSKDDSCQVILQLSQKYPNKIKAIFQANQGQGAAFNTGFEAASGDIIAFLDADDVWKPNKLQRIVDIFKSSDVVGVMHMLENIDGNGKLIKGSIVGRLLDKNLARVIVETGNAWCFPPTSGLAYRRDVLEKVFPIDSVKWRLCVDGCLIYCTAFLGKIKTLNEVLASYRIHGANNFVRYDEEISAQEAKVRAGIEMTNKYINEFLERIGHPSRVDISRNLQYRRTNYYRRNEWDFKEAWAISNLILRWRFYNSQERIYYFVRFWLKNARFLFSSISYAKSWKGS; from the coding sequence ATGAAAGTTTCCGTTATCATCTCAAACTACAACTATGCTCGCTATTTGCCAGCAGCCATTGATTCAGTTATAGCCCAGACTTATGAAAACACCGAAATTATTGTCGTAGATGACGGTTCCAAGGACGATAGCTGTCAAGTTATTTTACAACTTTCACAGAAATATCCAAATAAAATCAAGGCGATTTTCCAAGCAAATCAAGGGCAGGGTGCCGCTTTTAACACTGGGTTTGAGGCAGCGAGCGGAGACATTATCGCCTTTTTGGATGCGGATGATGTGTGGAAACCCAACAAATTGCAGCGAATTGTAGACATATTCAAAAGTTCAGATGTTGTCGGCGTCATGCATATGTTGGAGAACATTGATGGCAATGGCAAACTCATCAAAGGTTCCATCGTAGGAAGGTTACTCGATAAAAACCTGGCAAGAGTCATTGTAGAAACAGGCAATGCTTGGTGTTTTCCACCTACCTCCGGACTTGCCTACCGCCGTGATGTATTGGAAAAAGTCTTCCCTATAGATTCTGTTAAGTGGCGCTTGTGCGTAGATGGTTGTCTCATATACTGTACAGCGTTCCTAGGCAAGATTAAAACACTTAATGAAGTGCTGGCGAGTTATCGCATTCATGGTGCGAACAACTTCGTCAGATATGACGAAGAAATAAGCGCACAAGAAGCAAAAGTGCGAGCGGGAATTGAGATGACCAACAAATACATCAACGAGTTTTTGGAACGTATCGGTCATCCGTCCAGAGTAGACATATCCCGCAACCTCCAGTATCGACGCACAAATTATTACAGGCGTAATGAATGGGATTTTAAAGAGGCGTGGGCTATCTCAAATTTGATATTAAGGTGGCGATTCTACAATTCACAGGAACGAATTTACTATTTTGTGCGGTTTTGGCTCAAGAATGCACGATTTCTATTTAGTTCAATTTCTTACGCGAAATCCTGGAAAGGTTCTTAA
- a CDS encoding glycosyltransferase family 2 protein, which produces MVENFNKSQQPLVSVITPTYNRPEYLKAALTSAIRQTYRNIEIIVSDNCSPENPLPIVESFQDPRIRFFRNSTNLGMFANTMNAFKKARGKYVASLLDDDMWEEDFLEKLVPPLEAHPNLALAFCDHYIIRGDGTIDDAATEQCSRYYKRASLKEGIYEPFSKLSLVDRSVSTATAAVIRRDVVDWDSIPPEVGGSWDIYLNYLCCRSGLGAYYSPAKLTRYREHEQTDTMLSGGRNCQAKIRKAKADIFCYERFMEDDRLKELQPYFQQQWGHISTTLGIGLMRSQQLKEARSYFWRSLHQKLSLRTVAALMLSFTNPKIAAKF; this is translated from the coding sequence ATGGTTGAAAATTTTAACAAATCGCAACAACCCTTAGTAAGTGTTATTACCCCTACCTATAACCGTCCAGAATATTTGAAAGCAGCTTTAACAAGTGCTATTAGACAAACTTATCGCAATATTGAAATTATTGTTTCTGACAATTGCAGTCCGGAAAATCCGCTACCAATTGTGGAGTCTTTTCAAGACCCCAGAATTCGCTTTTTCCGCAATTCAACAAATCTGGGAATGTTTGCCAATACAATGAATGCCTTTAAAAAGGCACGAGGTAAATATGTAGCCAGTCTGCTTGATGATGATATGTGGGAAGAAGACTTTTTAGAAAAGCTTGTGCCACCACTGGAAGCTCATCCAAATTTGGCTCTAGCTTTTTGCGACCATTACATAATCAGGGGTGATGGCACAATTGATGACGCTGCTACTGAGCAATGTTCGCGGTATTATAAACGAGCTTCTTTAAAAGAAGGTATTTACGAACCTTTTTCTAAGCTAAGCTTGGTAGATAGATCCGTGTCTACGGCAACTGCTGCTGTCATTCGTCGAGATGTTGTAGATTGGGATAGCATTCCTCCAGAAGTTGGTGGTTCATGGGATATTTACCTGAACTATCTGTGTTGTCGTTCTGGTCTGGGAGCTTATTACTCTCCTGCAAAATTGACTCGATATCGCGAGCACGAACAAACAGACACAATGCTCAGTGGAGGTCGAAACTGTCAAGCAAAAATCCGAAAAGCTAAAGCCGATATTTTCTGCTACGAACGGTTTATGGAAGATGATCGACTAAAGGAGCTTCAACCCTATTTTCAGCAGCAATGGGGACATATAAGCACAACCTTAGGAATCGGCTTAATGCGGTCTCAACAGCTAAAAGAGGCGCGTTCTTATTTTTGGCGTTCCTTGCATCAAAAGCTCAGTTTGCGAACAGTAGCTGCACTTATGCTAAGTTTTACTAACCCAAAAATAGCAGCTAAATTTTAA